AATTTATCGAGAAGGTCACGGGTATGGATTTTGAGCGTTTTACCCGTTCGATGCTGCTCGCCCAGGGCGGATTTGCAGCCTTTCTTCAGGCATCCCCCGATAAGCGAGCTCCTATCCTTGAGCAAATTACCGGCACCGAAATTTACAGTCATATATCCGTAAAAGTGCATGAACGCAGTAGAGAAGAACTTGAAAAGCTGGAGCTGCTACAGGCTGAACTGAAGGGAATTCAAGTATTAAGCGCGGAGGAAGAGAAGAACCTGCAGACGGACCTGAAGGAAAAACAGTCATATGAGTCGGAACGGAGTGTCCGCCTTGAATGCCTCCGAAAGGCTGCTGTCTGGCTTGAAACGGTGGCTGTGCTGGAAAAGGGGATCTGCGAACTGGACAAATACGCAGAGGATCTTGAGAAACGCTCGAAGATGTTCGAACCGGAAGGACTACGACTGGAAAAATCACGGAGGGCCCTTGGACTGGAGGGAGAGTACCGGGGAGTGACCGCGTTACGCGATCTGCAGAAAAATGAGACAAAGGAACTTCACGACACTCTCGTTGCACTGCCGCTTGCGGACAAGGTCTGTGAAGGTGGGGTGACTATCAAAAAGGCTGCTGAGGCCGGTCTCGAGGAGGAACGCAAACGGCAGCAATCCGAAGCGGATGTTATCAAAAAGGTCCGCGACCTTGATGCCAGGCTGAGCGAGCAGAAAAGGCAGATCAAGGAGAAGGATAAGTCGATATCATCGGCGGAGAAGCAGGGCAAAGCATATACCGTGACTATTGATACGGCGTCAAAGGCCCTGCAGAAATCACAGGATGGCTTGAACGTAATCCTCGACTACCAGGCAGCGCACGCTGGCGATGCCTTACTGGTGAACGACTTGGCTGCAATCTCCAGGGTATTTACCTCACTTCGAAACCGTGAAGAAAGGCATATCAAGATTCAAGAAACGCGTGCCACCGCTGCCAGAGGAAAAGAGGCTGCCATTGCCGCACACAAAACAATAGAGGCCGATCACGAGAAATCCCGCAAGGAATTCGAGAGGCAGCAGGGTGACCTGAAGGTACTGACAGAAAAGGCCGTCTCCGTCCTCAAGGGACGTGAACTCGGCCAGTGGCATAAGGAACAGAGTGCCCTAAAAGAACGTGAGGGTCTTCTGAGGCAGATAAGTGGCACCATTGAAAAGATGGGCAAGGCATCCGCAGCATTGGACAAGCTGAACACACGACAGGGAATATTAAAGGCCGGTCATGAGAAGCTTTCCGGTGAGATCAAAACCTGTACCGATAAAAAAGCGCTTTTGGAAGGAACTGTTGCAGCCATGGAAACACAGGTATCCCTCCTCTGCCGTATCCGTGACCTTGAGGAAGAAAGGACGCGACTTGAAGACGGCACGCCATGCCCGCTGTGCGGTGCCCTCGATCATCCCTATGCGCAAGGCAATGTCCCCGAATTGAACACCGCGGAAAAAGAATTGAAGGATGCAAAAGCTGACTTCAAACAAGTAGTTGAGAATTTGAGCAAGCTGGAAGCAGAGCAAGCCAAGATGCTGGCGGAAATCGGGTATGTTGAAAAAGAGAGAGACGAAAAGAAGGCTGCGCTGGACGCCGATGGTACACAATGCACCGACACCATGCTAAAACTGAATATCAAAGCGGCTCCTGAAGAACGAGCTGTGAAAGTACTTGAAGCGCTGGCAGATGCTCACACGAAGATAGCTGCAATATCAGGGATTATTGTTGCCGCTGAAGAAATAAACCGAAAGGAAAAGGCCGCACAAGATGCCCTGCAGAAATTAAGAATGCTCCTGGAAGGCCAGGGCACGGTCCTGCAGGACGCTAGGTATAACGTCGAGACGGCCGGTCATGAGCACGAGCGGCTGAGTAGGGAGGTCGAAGCCTTTGGTAAGGAGCTTGAGAAGGCCCGTGCATCTGCACTCAAGGATGTTGAACCCTTTGGTATCAGGCAGATCTCCTCAACCGATCTCGACACCATCTTGAAAGGGCTGACTGCGCGCAAAGACACCTGGCAGGCGAATGTGGGTGAGAAAACCGGTCTTGATAAAAAGATCAATGACATGGCAGCCGCTATTGATAAGGACAAGGCCCTCTTGGAAAAGCTCGAACATGATCTGAAGGAGAGCTGTGAGGGTCGTAAGGTTCTC
The sequence above is a segment of the Deltaproteobacteria bacterium genome. Coding sequences within it:
- a CDS encoding AAA family ATPase; this translates as MRILGVRFKNLNSLIGEWNIDFTYPDYSFNGIFAITGPTGAGKTTIMDALCLGLYGRTPRLDKVTKSSNEIMSRQTGECFAEVTFETQKGCYRCHWSQHRARRRSDGELQQAKHEIADAENGTVLESRITQVNEFIEKVTGMDFERFTRSMLLAQGGFAAFLQASPDKRAPILEQITGTEIYSHISVKVHERSREELEKLELLQAELKGIQVLSAEEEKNLQTDLKEKQSYESERSVRLECLRKAAVWLETVAVLEKGICELDKYAEDLEKRSKMFEPEGLRLEKSRRALGLEGEYRGVTALRDLQKNETKELHDTLVALPLADKVCEGGVTIKKAAEAGLEEERKRQQSEADVIKKVRDLDARLSEQKRQIKEKDKSISSAEKQGKAYTVTIDTASKALQKSQDGLNVILDYQAAHAGDALLVNDLAAISRVFTSLRNREERHIKIQETRATAARGKEAAIAAHKTIEADHEKSRKEFERQQGDLKVLTEKAVSVLKGRELGQWHKEQSALKEREGLLRQISGTIEKMGKASAALDKLNTRQGILKAGHEKLSGEIKTCTDKKALLEGTVAAMETQVSLLCRIRDLEEERTRLEDGTPCPLCGALDHPYAQGNVPELNTAEKELKDAKADFKQVVENLSKLEAEQAKMLAEIGYVEKERDEKKAALDADGTQCTDTMLKLNIKAAPEERAVKVLEALADAHTKIAAISGIIVAAEEINRKEKAAQDALQKLRMLLEGQGTVLQDARYNVETAGHEHERLSREVEAFGKELEKARASALKDVEPFGIRQISSTDLDTILKGLTARKDTWQANVGEKTGLDKKINDMAAAIDKDKALLEKLEHDLKESCEGRKVLNQKYESQSASRRELYGEKNPDQEEKRLVRQVDQAGKVLEGAREEHAKVEKALNSLKEKRDDLEKKTRTRAIDLVQVEKNLTDRIKKAGFENESDYVSALLTEKERERLGELEKDLIREKTEMEARRKDKTAALAAEREKHLTDQTVETVKKDIDTVDSDLKLARIDIGGMIKTLSENEKLHERQQERIKKIDAQKTECNRWDDLHLLIGSADGKKFRNFAQGLTFEMMTTQANRQLRKMTDRYLLIRDVSQPLELNVIDNYQAGEIRSTKNLSGGESFIVSLALALGLSQMASRNVRVDSLFLDEGFGTLDDDALETALETLAGLQQDGKLIGVISHVTALKERIGTQIEVIPETGGRSSLSGPGCRRN